The Streptomyces fungicidicus nucleotide sequence GCGGCGGGTGCGCCGAAGCCCCCGGCCGGCGGACCGGGCGGGGGCTTCGTCTCCGTGCGGGAGAGGGGCGGGGGATCAGGCCAGCAGCGCCGGGATCGTGCCCTCGTGCACCTCGCGCAGTTCGGCGAGGGAGAGCGCGAACTCGCCCTGGACCTCGACCGTGTCGCCGTCGACGACTCCGACGCGGGTGGCCGGGAGGCCGCGCGCGCCGCACATGTCGTTGAAGCGGAGCTCCTCCGAGCGCGGCACGGCGACGACGGCGCGGCCGGCCGACTCGGAGAACAGGAAGGTGAAGGCGTCGAGCCCGTCCGGTACGACCAGCCGCGCGCCCTTCCGCCCGAGCAGCGCCGACTCGACGACCGCCTGGACCAGACCGCCGTCGGACAGGTCGTGCGCGGAGTCGATCATGCCGTCGCGGGAGGCGGAGATCAGGATCTCGGCGAGCAGCCGCTCCCGCTCGAGGTCGACCTTGGGCGGCAGGCCGCCGAGGTGGTCGTGGACGACCTGGGACCAGGCCGAGCCGCCGAACTCCTCACGGGTGTCGCCGAGGAGGTACAGCAGCTGGCCCTCCTCCTGGAAGGCGACCGGCGTGCGGCGGGCCACGTCGTCGATGACGCCGAGGACCGCGACGACCGGGGTCGGGTGGATGGCGGCCTCGCCCGTCTGGTTGTACAGGGAGACGTTGCCGCCGGTCACCGGGGTGCCGAGCTGCTGACAGCCGTCGGCCAGACCGCGGACGGCCTCGGCGAACTGCCACATGACCGCCGGGTCCTCGGGCGAGCCGAAGTTCAGGCAGTCGGAGACCGCGAGGGGCTTGGCGCCGGTGGTCGCCACGTTGCGGTAGGCCTCGGCGAGGGCCAGCTGGGCGCCCGTGTACGGGTCGAGCTTGGCGTACCGGCCGTTGCCGTCGGTGGCGATCGCGACACCGAGGCCGGACGCCTCGTCGATGCGGATCATGCCGGAGTCCTCCGGCTGCGCGAGCACGGTGTTGCCCTGCACGAAGTGGTCGTACTGCTGGGTGATCCACTGCTTGGACGCCTGGTTGGGCGAGCCCACCAGCTTCAGGACCTGGTCCTTCAGCTCCTCGGACGTCTCCGGGCGCGGCAGCTTGCCCGCGTCGTCCGCCTGGAGCGCGTCCTGCCAGGACGGGCGGGCGTACGGGCGCTCGTAGGTCGGGCCCTCGTGGGCGACGGTGCGCGGGTCCACGTCGACGATCTTGCCGCCGTGCCAGAAGATCTCCAGGCGGTCGCCGTCGGTCACCTCACCGATGACGGTGGCGATGACGTCCCACTTGTCGCAGATCTCGAGGAAGCGGTCGACCTTCTCCGGCTCCACGACCGCGCACATGCGCTCCTGCGACTCGCTCATGAGGATTTCCTCGGGAGACAGGGTCGAGTCGCGCAGCGGGACGTCGTCCAGCGTCACCCGCATGCCGCCGGAGCCGTTGGAGGCCAGCTCGCTGGTCGCGCAGGACAGGCCCGCGGCTCCCAGGTCCTGGATGCCGACGACCAGCTTCTCCCGGAACGCCTCCAGGGTGCACTCGATGAGGAGCTTCTCCTGGAAGGGGTCGCCGACCTGGACGGCCGGGCGCTTGGAGGGCTTGGCGTCGTCGAAGGTCTCGCTGGCCAGGATCGACGCGCCGCCGATGCCGTCGCCGCCGGTGCGGGCCCCGTACAGGATGACCTTGTTGCCCGCGCCGGACGCCTTCGCGAGGTGGATGTCCTCGTGCCGCATGACGCCGATGGCACCGGCGTTGACCAGCGGATTGCCCTGGTAGCAGGCGTCGAAGACGACCTCGCCGCCGATGTTGGGCAGGCCCAGGCAGTTGCCGTAGCCGCCGATGCCGGCGACGACGCCGGGCAGCACGCGCTTGGTGTCGGGGTGGTCGGCCGCGCCGAAGCGGAGCGGGTCGACCACGGCGACCGGGCGGGCGCCCATCGCGATGATGTCGCGGACGATGCCGCCGACACCCGTGGCCGCGCCCTGGTAGGGCTCGACGTACGACGGGTGGTTGTGCGACTCGACCTTGAAGGTGACCGCGTAGCCCTGGCCGACGTCGACCACGCCGGCGTTCTCGCCGATGCCGACGAGCAGGGCGTCGCTCTCCGGGGCCTTCTCGCCGAACTGGCGGAGGTGGACCTTGGAGGACTTGTACGAGCAGTGCTCGGACCACATCACCGAGTACATGGCGAGCTCGGCGCCGGTCGGGCGGCGGCCGAGGATCTCCACCACCCGCTCGTACTCGTCCTTCTTCAGGCCCAGCTCGGCCCAGGGCAGCTCGACGTCGGGGGTCCCGGCCGCGTGCTCGACCGTGTCCAGAGGCGTCCGGCTCATGCGTTGACCAGCTTCTTGAGGATCGAGGTGAAGAACGGGAGGCCGTCGGTGCGACCGGTGCCGATCAGCGACTCGACGGCGTGCTCGGGGTGCGGCATGAGGCCGACGACGTTGCCCGCGGCGTTGGTGATGCCGGCGATGTCGTTGAGCGAGCCGTTGGGGTTGACGTCCAGGTAGCGGAAGGCGACCCGGCCCTCGGCCTCCAGCTCGTCCAGCGTCCGCCGGTCGGCGACGTACCGGCCGTCCATGTTCTTCAGCGGGATGTGGATCTCCTGGCCGGCCGTGTAGTCGGTGGTCCAGGCGGTGTCCGCGTTCTCCACCCGCAGCTTCTGGTCGCGGCAGATGAAGTGCAGGTGGTCGTTGCCCAGCATGCCGCCGGGGAGCAGGTGCGCCTCGGTGAGGATCTGGAAGCCGTTGCAGATGCCGAGGACCGGGAGGCCGGCCTTGGCCTGCTCGATGACGGTGTCCATGACCGGCGAGAAGCGGGCGATGGCGCCGGCGCGCAGATAGTCGCCGTACGAGAAACCACCGCAGAGCACCACGGCGTCGACCTGCTTGAGGTCCTTGTCCTTGTGCCAGAGGGAGACGGGTTCGGCGCCCGCCACGCTGATCGCGCGCTGCGTGTCCCGGTCGTCCAGACTGCCGGGGAAAGTGACGACGCCAATACGAGCGGTCACTTCACGGCCTCCGCGACTTCCTCGACGCGCACGGTGAAGTCCTCGATCACGGTGTTGGCGAGGAAGGATTCCGCAAGATCGTGGATACGGGCGAGCGCGGCCTCGTCGACCGGCCCGTCAACTTCCAGTTCGAATCGCTTTCCCTGGCGGACGTCCGAGATCCCTTCGAAACCCAGTCGCGGCAGTGCGCGCTGCACCGCCTGGCCCTGGGGGTCGAGGATCTCCGGCTTGAGCATGACGTCGACTACGACGCGTGCCACTGGCACTCCCGGTGTGTGGTGCTGAGCAGGTTCCTTCAGACTACCCGTACAAAATTTCTACGCGAGTAGAGTTGTAGGAATCTACGTGAGCGCGGTCACGATCCGGCCTCGCCGGGAGACTCCTGGGAAAAGATCCGGGAAAGATCCGCGTTCACTCGCACATCGCTATTGCGCCCCGGACACGCGGACAGATTTAGTCGGGCTTCACAATGCAATGCCGGGCACTGTACAAATGAATTGTCATTAGCAGATACTTTGCCCGATTACAGGCGGACGGCCGACATCTCGGCGACGTCCCGGCACGTCGTCACGGACGCGCCGGACGACAGGTGCCGCACGAAGGGACCGATATTCGTGGCGCAGAAGGTCGTAGTCACTCTCTTTGACGACATCGACGGCTCGGAAGCGGCGGAAACGATCGCCTTCGGCCTTGACGGCAAGTCGTACGAGATCGACCTCAATGAAACCAACGCGGGCGAACTGCGGAAGGCGCTCGCGCCCTACGTGGACGCCGGACGCAAGCGGTCACGCTCCGGCAAGGCGTACCGGCAGACGGAGGTCGCCCCCGACCCGGCCGCCGTGCGCGCCTGGGCGCAGGCGAACCGGATGGACGTGCCCGCGCGGGGACGGATCCCCAAGAAGGTCTACGAGGCGTTCGCGGCGGCGCAGTGAGCCGGCCGCGCGACGGCCGCCGGGGCCGGTCGGGTGATCCGTGCCGACGGCCGGTCACCCGCCCCTCCCGGCAACCGACTTGCGCAGCACCCCCGCTGATCAGCTAGAGTCTGGAGCACGCCGAGGGGCGAGGCCGAAAGGCCCCGGCTCACGGAGACTTGCGGGTGTAGTTCAGTAGTAGAACATCCCCCTTCCAGGGGGAAGGCGCAGTGTGCAATTCCTGTCACCCGCTCCGCACCGCCGTACCGGGAACCCTTGTGGATCAGGTAGGCTGGTGCCCGCGCCGATCGGTGAGAGCCGGTCGGAGGCAATGCGGACGTAGCTCAGTTGGTAGAGCGCAACCTTGCCAAGGTTGAGGTCGCGAGTTCGAGCCTCGTCGTCCGCTCGGGAAATGAGACCCCGGTCCCTCGGACCGGGGTCTTTTCGTGTGCCGTGCGAGCACCCCGTCTGACATATGTCATGCCCCGCGATGACAGCGCGCACTGCCCCGGCGCCCCGGCCGCCGGGATGCTCGGAGCATGGAAGCGAACGAACACGAACACGTGATTGAGGTCACCGGCCTGCGACGTGTCTACGGGGGCGGGTTCGAGGCGGTGCGCGGGATCGACTTCTCCGTGCGGCGCGGGGAGGTCTTCGCCCTGCTGGGCACCAACGGAGCGGGCAAGACCTCCACCGTCGAACTGCTGGAAGGACTCGCCGCCCCGGCCGGCGGGCAGGTCCGGGTGCTCGGCCACGACCCGTACACCGAACGCGCCGCCATCCGGCCCCGCACCGGCGTCATGCTCCAGGAAGGGGGCTTCCCCTCCGAGTTGACCGTCGCCGAGACCGCCCGGATGTGGGCGGGATGCGTCAGCGGGGCCCGCCCCGAGCGGGAGGTGCTGGCCCTGGTCGGGCTGGAGTCGAAGGCCGGAGTCCGGGTGAAGCAGCTGTCCGGCGGCCAGCGGCGCCGGCTGGACCTGGCGCTCGCGCTGCTCGGCGACCCCGAGGTGCTGTTCCTCGACGAACCCACCACCGGGCTCGACGCCGAGGGCCGCCGGGACACCTGGGAGCTGGTCGGCGCGCTGCGCGACGGCGGGACGACCGTGCTGCTCACCACGCACTACCTGGAGGAGGCCGAGAACCTCGCCGACCGGCTCGCGATCATGCACGAGGGCCGGATCGCGATCACCGGCACCCCCGCCGAGGTGACCGCCACCGAACCGTCCCGGATCACCTTCGAGCTGCCGGACGGCTATTTCGTCGGCGATCTGCCGCCGCTCGCCGAACTGGGCGTGAGCGACCACACGGTGGACGGCAGGACCGTCCGGCTGCGCACCCGTGAACTGCAGCGCGCCGCCACCGGACTGCTGACGTGGGCGCAGGGCGCCGGAGTGGATCTGCGCCGGCTGGACGTGCGGTCGGCGTCACTGGAGGAGGCGTTCCTCGGGATCGCCAAGGACGCGTCGGCGGGCGCGACGACGCCGAAGGAGTACGCGGCATGAGCACCACCACGACCACACCGATGAGCCGGATGACCTCGCTCGCCCGCGCCGAACTGACGCTCCTGGGACGCAGCAAGGGCACGCTCGTCGCCGCCCTGTTCGTGCCGCTGGTGCTGCCGCTCAGCGTGCGGTCGGCGGCCGAGGAGATGGACCTCGCCGAGGCGGGACTGACCCCCGGCACCGTCGTCCTGCCCGCCGCCGTCGGCTTCTCCCTGCTGTTCGCCGTGTACTCCGCGCTCGTCGGCATCTTCGTGGTCCGCCGCGAGGAGCTCGTCCTCAAGCGGCTGCGCACGGGCGAGCTGCGGGACGCCGAGATCCTCGGCGGGTCCGCGCTGCCGGCCGTCCTCACCGGGCTGGCGCAGTGCCTGCTGCTGACGGTGGGCTGCTCCGTGCTGCTCGACCTGCCCGCGCCGTCCGCCCCGCACCTGGCCGTCCTCGGCCTGCTGCTGGGCCTGGTGATGTGCGCCGCGCTCGCGGCGGTCACCGCGAGCCACACCCGGACCGGGGAGAGCGCGCAGGTCACCCCGATGCCGCTGATGTTCGTCTCGATGCTCGGCTCCGGCATGTTCGTCCCGCTGGAGCTGCTCCCCGACCGGCTGGCCTCCTTCTGCGAGCTGCTGCCGCTCACCCCGGTCGTCACCCTGGTGCGCGGCGGCTGGACCGGCGACCTGTCGGCGGCCGAGGCGCTGGGCGCCGTCGCGGCGGCGGTGGCCTGGACCGTTCTGGCGGTGTTTGCTGTACGCCGGTGGTTCCGGTGGGAACCGCGGCGCTGACACGGACGAGGGCAGGGAGACACGGCGGATGAGCGGCCCGGGCGGCTGGTGGCGGCGCAAGAGCACACCGGCGAAGATCGAGACGTACACACGGTGGTCGTTCCACTCGTTCGCGGGGATCGAGTTCGTCTCGGCCGGCGCTCCGGTGTTCGGCCAGGTGGGACCCCGGCTGGCGACCCTGCTGATGTCCCTGGCCGCCGTGCACAGCGTGCTCTGCGCCGTGACCGCCTCCCGCGCCCTGGACTGGCTGCGCGGCGGGCGCGAGCAGCCCGTCCGCACCCTGTGGACGCTCGGCGCCGCCACCACGGTGACCGCCGTCGCCGCCCTCCTCGTCGCCGCGCACGGGCCCGCGGGGGAGAACGTCGACGGGGCGGCCGGCGGGGTCTTCGCCGTGGTGGTGACCTTCGGCGCCGGCGCGGTCGCCATCGGCGTCCGCGGCCGGCGGCGGGTGCTCACCTCCGTGGCGGG carries:
- the purL gene encoding phosphoribosylformylglycinamidine synthase subunit PurL; protein product: MSRTPLDTVEHAAGTPDVELPWAELGLKKDEYERVVEILGRRPTGAELAMYSVMWSEHCSYKSSKVHLRQFGEKAPESDALLVGIGENAGVVDVGQGYAVTFKVESHNHPSYVEPYQGAATGVGGIVRDIIAMGARPVAVVDPLRFGAADHPDTKRVLPGVVAGIGGYGNCLGLPNIGGEVVFDACYQGNPLVNAGAIGVMRHEDIHLAKASGAGNKVILYGARTGGDGIGGASILASETFDDAKPSKRPAVQVGDPFQEKLLIECTLEAFREKLVVGIQDLGAAGLSCATSELASNGSGGMRVTLDDVPLRDSTLSPEEILMSESQERMCAVVEPEKVDRFLEICDKWDVIATVIGEVTDGDRLEIFWHGGKIVDVDPRTVAHEGPTYERPYARPSWQDALQADDAGKLPRPETSEELKDQVLKLVGSPNQASKQWITQQYDHFVQGNTVLAQPEDSGMIRIDEASGLGVAIATDGNGRYAKLDPYTGAQLALAEAYRNVATTGAKPLAVSDCLNFGSPEDPAVMWQFAEAVRGLADGCQQLGTPVTGGNVSLYNQTGEAAIHPTPVVAVLGVIDDVARRTPVAFQEEGQLLYLLGDTREEFGGSAWSQVVHDHLGGLPPKVDLERERLLAEILISASRDGMIDSAHDLSDGGLVQAVVESALLGRKGARLVVPDGLDAFTFLFSESAGRAVVAVPRSEELRFNDMCGARGLPATRVGVVDGDTVEVQGEFALSLAELREVHEGTIPALLA
- the purQ gene encoding phosphoribosylformylglycinamidine synthase subunit PurQ, with amino-acid sequence MTARIGVVTFPGSLDDRDTQRAISVAGAEPVSLWHKDKDLKQVDAVVLCGGFSYGDYLRAGAIARFSPVMDTVIEQAKAGLPVLGICNGFQILTEAHLLPGGMLGNDHLHFICRDQKLRVENADTAWTTDYTAGQEIHIPLKNMDGRYVADRRTLDELEAEGRVAFRYLDVNPNGSLNDIAGITNAAGNVVGLMPHPEHAVESLIGTGRTDGLPFFTSILKKLVNA
- the purS gene encoding phosphoribosylformylglycinamidine synthase subunit PurS gives rise to the protein MARVVVDVMLKPEILDPQGQAVQRALPRLGFEGISDVRQGKRFELEVDGPVDEAALARIHDLAESFLANTVIEDFTVRVEEVAEAVK
- a CDS encoding histone-like nucleoid-structuring protein Lsr2; translated protein: MAQKVVVTLFDDIDGSEAAETIAFGLDGKSYEIDLNETNAGELRKALAPYVDAGRKRSRSGKAYRQTEVAPDPAAVRAWAQANRMDVPARGRIPKKVYEAFAAAQ
- a CDS encoding ABC transporter ATP-binding protein, translated to MEANEHEHVIEVTGLRRVYGGGFEAVRGIDFSVRRGEVFALLGTNGAGKTSTVELLEGLAAPAGGQVRVLGHDPYTERAAIRPRTGVMLQEGGFPSELTVAETARMWAGCVSGARPEREVLALVGLESKAGVRVKQLSGGQRRRLDLALALLGDPEVLFLDEPTTGLDAEGRRDTWELVGALRDGGTTVLLTTHYLEEAENLADRLAIMHEGRIAITGTPAEVTATEPSRITFELPDGYFVGDLPPLAELGVSDHTVDGRTVRLRTRELQRAATGLLTWAQGAGVDLRRLDVRSASLEEAFLGIAKDASAGATTPKEYAA
- a CDS encoding ABC transporter permease, whose translation is MSTTTTTPMSRMTSLARAELTLLGRSKGTLVAALFVPLVLPLSVRSAAEEMDLAEAGLTPGTVVLPAAVGFSLLFAVYSALVGIFVVRREELVLKRLRTGELRDAEILGGSALPAVLTGLAQCLLLTVGCSVLLDLPAPSAPHLAVLGLLLGLVMCAALAAVTASHTRTGESAQVTPMPLMFVSMLGSGMFVPLELLPDRLASFCELLPLTPVVTLVRGGWTGDLSAAEALGAVAAAVAWTVLAVFAVRRWFRWEPRR